Within Hydrogenispora ethanolica, the genomic segment CAGCACCGGCCGCCCATTGGGGGCAACCTCCGCCAGCCACCCCTCTTCGAGAACCGATCCGGCGATCATCCGGTAACGGTCGCTCTCCTCGAAGAAGCGGCGGCGGATCCGGATCACTTCCGGCAGGTCCACTTCGTACCAGGCGATCCGGCCGTTATCCACCCGGTGGAAACGGGTATCGAGGCCGCAGCCGAGATTGATCACCACCCCGTCCGGATGCTCCGCCATGAATTCCCGGGCGGCCCGGTCCAGGATCCCGGTCCGGACCACGATGCCGATCTGCGAGCGCCAGGCCTTGGCGAAGCGGGAGAAGTCGTAATCGATCCGCTCGATCATGGCCACGGCGCGCTCATCGCGGAAGATGGGCCGCTTGCGGCGGGTTTCGGCCGCCTTGGCCCACAGCGGAATCAGCAGCGTCTCGGGCACCCCGCTCAAATTGGGTTCCATGGTATTTCCCCCTCTTATCTTGTTGTCATTTATTGTAAGGGGTTTTAGGCCGTTTCTCTACCCCCGGCGGGAGTTTTCAATGCCCCCAAAGGGAGCTTTCCAATGCCGCATGGTATCCATTCCGTAGCAAGGCCCAATCCCGCGAACCGCCGCCCGGCGTCCGAATGTCCGTCCCGCAAAGCCCGGCCCGTTTCCGGGCCCCCACAGCTCCCTGCACAGCCCGCGGGACATCGCCCGGAATCCCGTCCGCTTGCCCGACTCCCTCCGGCGCCGGTTGAACGGTTCAAAGGAGTTCCTTGCGTCATTCAAGACGTTCCTTGGGTAGATAACGATCCGCCTTGGGTGGCTCAAGGAGTTCCTTGCATCATTCCGGATGTTGCTTTTGTGAATGAAGATCGATCGGCTGTGAATGAAGGAGTTCCTTGCGTCGTTCCAGGTGTTCCTTTTGTGAATGAAGATCGATCTTCTGTGAATAAAGAACTGGCTTGGATGGCTCAAGGAACTGCGGCGGCGGCCGCCATCGATCCGGTTGCGAATCAGCAACGAGCTTTGGTGAACCAAGTAATTGCTGGGGTCGTTTCCGGACCTTACTATCAATGGCGCTTTGAATGTAGGAATTACTCCTCAGAAGATTATCGAGAGATTCATTCAAGGCATTCCTTATACGGGATTCCCGAAGGGATTAAATGCCGTCGGGGTTGCCGGAAAAGCTCCTTGGCTGAGATTCAATGAGAAAGGATGCCGCGGAGTGATTTTCGGCAGAACTGGCTATGCTATGAGCACTACCCGGGGCTCCGGTTCCGGAGCGGCTATATTGAATGACAGACCCGCCGCCGGGCGGGATGAGGTGATGGACGGGATGGACGATCGACAGCTCCAGGGATTTTTGGCGGGAGTCGCCGCAGGGGTCGTCAAGGATCTGCTGGATTGCTTCTCTTACGGGGTGCTGCATTTCACCAGCTACCGCTATCTGGATTTTGCCGCCCAGATTCTGTACGGCAGGAAGCCCTCGTTCTGGTGGGACGCGCTTTTCGCCCAGGGGATCGAGTTGTTCTTCTGCGGCCTGCTCGGTGTGCTCTTCGTCCGGGCCATGCCCGGCGCCACCAAACGCAACGCGCTCTTTAAGGGGTGGTTTTTCGGGGTCACGGTCTGGCTGTTCTTATGTTCGCTGGGTGTGATTTACGATATCCCCTTTTTTACCAAAACCAAATGGCAGACGTCGAATTCCGACTTCATCACCAGTTCGGCCTATGGCATCATTCTCGCCCTGACCCTTAGCTACCTGGAGCGCAGATTCCCGCCGCGGCCGGAGCGATGAAAAGGAGCCTCGCTCGTGGCGCTAATCTTCAAGGGACGAAAAGGCTTCGAGCTCGGGCGCCATCCGGTGGCGGGCCGCGTCGCTCCGCAGGTAGGCGCCGGGATTGATCCCGAATTTCTGGCGAAAGGCCTCGCCGAAGTGGCTGAGGTTGGTGTAGCCCACCCGGCCGGCCACTTCCTTGATGCGCAGCTTTCCCTCTTCCAACAACTCGCGGGCCACTTCCATCCGTTTGTCGCGCACATAGGCGTAGACCGGCCGGCCGTAGATTTCCTTGAAGCCGCTCTTTAGCTTGAACTCGTTGAGGTAGACCCGCTTCGCCAGCTCGGCGAGGGTCGGCGGATCGTCGTACCTTTGGTCGAGGATCTGCCGCGCCCGTTCCAGGCCGCGCCGGTCCTCGCGCGTCAGCTTGAGCCGCGCGGCGCCGGGCGCCCGCTCCGCCACCATCTCGTGCAGGTAGGCGGCGGCCAGCTCCAGGCTCTTGCCTTCCAAATACAGATCTTGCAATGAACCGCCGTAGGGGCAATGGACCAGTTGGCGCAGGATTCCCGCGACGGTGGGCGTCACCGGGAACTTGCGGAAGGTGGCCGAGAGGTTGTGCAGGTAGGAGACGGCCCGGGCGGACTCGAAGCGGTCGAGCACCGCCCCGAAGCGGCTGGGAAAGAGGCCGATATTGACGCTGTAATAATGGCGTCCGGGCAGAAAGCGGCAGACCCCGTAGCCGCGGCCTCCCGAATAGACGCAGCTCTCGCCGGCCCGCAGCCCGCCCCCCTCCCGGCAGCCGTTGACGGCGAAATCGATCGTCTCGGCCAGGCAGAAGCTGAGGTGATAGGCGGCGTCGTTCCAATGCTCGGCCATGACCACCTCCCGCTCCAGCCGGAAGTCGCAAATACCGATGTCGATGGCGCCGCCGCGCAGCCGCAGGTAAGAACCGCGGCCCCGTTCCGCCGGGAGGCGGTACTCCAGGGCCGGGCCGTCGGAATGATAGATCCGGTTCAGCGCCGCGCAGATGGCGCATTCCCGGTCGTTGGGATTGAGCACTTCATAATTCTTGTCGCACTCCGCCGCCAATTTCGTCACCTCCGTCGCCTTCGCCCGCTCACCGGGGAAAAGCTGCGCTTTCCGGTGAAAACCGTGCCGGGCCGCGTTCCGGGGAATGCGGCCCGGCGACGACGAGCCAGGCTACTCGGCGGCAGCCGCCAGTTTCGCGCCTAACTCCTTGCACTGGGCCAGGCCGGTTTCGTCGGGAGTGTTATTGACCGCCAGGCCGTCCGCGACCAGCCGGGCTCCGGTTCCCGCCATCCGTTCCTGCCAGTCGCGCAGCCACTGGCCGTCGCCCCAGTCATAGGAGCCGAAAAGCGCCAGCGGTTTCCCCTGGAGACCGGCGCCTTCCAGTGCTTGCACGAAAGGCTCCATCTCCGACTCCTCCAGCACCTCGACGCCCATCGAGGGGCAGCCCAGCGCCGCCGCGTCCGCTCCGAGCACCTGCTCCCGGGAGGCTTTGGCCACCGCCGTCACGGTGACGGAGGCGCCCGCCGCCCGCGCTCCTTCGGCCACCGCCTCGGCCATGGCCTGGGTATTCCCGGTGCCACTCCAGTAAACAATGGCTACCTGTTTCATTTTGAATTCCTCCAGTTTGATGGTTCATTCAAGCCGCTGCCGCGCGGGCGGTCGAATCCGCAACGGCCCGCGTCCCGCGAAGCGGAGAGGACGGACCGTTGCACGCCGGCACTGCCGGGGATCGACCGCTCACTTGGGAGGGTCATGATGTCCGCAGCCCGGACAGTTGGCGCTGTCGCCGCATTCGCAATCGCACCCGCCCTTTTTGAGGGAGCGGTTGATGTACCAGGCCGCCAGTCCCACTAAGACCACCACTGTAGCGATGAGGATCAATTTATCCATGGTTCAAATCTCCTTTCGGACCTATCCGTCCGTATTCTTGATGGATTGAATTCCCGGCCCCCGCCGTTTCTATCCGGCATGGGCCCGGGCGCGCTTGGCCGATAACGCCGCCACGGTCTGGAGCCTGCCCGTCACCGCGGTTTCCGCCGACGGCCGCGACGGCAGGGCGTGATCGATGGCCCGCTGAAACAGGGGCAGCTCCGGCAGCAGTTCCACCAGCGCCGGATCGAACTGCCGGCCGCGGTTGGCCCGGAGCTCCCGCCAGCATTCCTCGGGGCTGAGCGGCTTCCGGTAGGGGCGGGCCGAACTCATGGCGTCGACCGCGTCACAGATGGCGATGATCCGCGAGCTGAAAGGGATAGCTTCGCCCTTCAGTCCCAGCGGGTAACCCAGTCCGTCCCAGCGCTCGTGATGATAGAGGATGATCTCCGCCAAATGCCGCAACTGGCTGGATTGGCCCAGGATCTGGTAGCCGATGACCGGATGCTCGCGGATGATGGTTTGCTCCTCCGGCAGCAGCGGCCCGTTCTTATTCAGGATCCCGTCCGGAATGCCGATCTTGCCGATGTCGTGGAGATGGGCCGCCAGGTGCAGGTCTTCCAGCGCTTCCTCCCGCAGGCCCGCTTTTCCGCCCAGTTCGTAGGCGAGGTCCGCCACCCGGGTCGAATGGCCCTTGGTGTAGGGGTCCTTGGCCTCCAGCGCCGCCACCAGACAGTCGATGATCTCGTGGTAAATCTCGGCCGTCACCCACCAGGAGCTCATCGCAGCGACGCTTTCCCGGCATCGGCCTTCAACGCGCCGATGGCCCTGCTGATCTCGGACCAGGAACGGCGGGCGAACACCGTTTGGACCCCGCGGCGCTTGGCCGCGGCCTTGACTTCCAGCGCCAGGGTGTGATTCAAATAATCCACCAGGACCAGGACGCCTTCGGCTTCCCGCGGGATCTCCGTCTTGATGTCGCTCTTCTTCCGCCCGGT encodes:
- a CDS encoding class I SAM-dependent methyltransferase; its protein translation is MEPNLSGVPETLLIPLWAKAAETRRKRPIFRDERAVAMIERIDYDFSRFAKAWRSQIGIVVRTGILDRAAREFMAEHPDGVVINLGCGLDTRFHRVDNGRIAWYEVDLPEVIRIRRRFFEESDRYRMIAGSVLEEGWLAEVAPNGRPVLIIAEGLLMYFSEAEVRELLGRLAAHFPGAAMLLEMLTPTCVRLSAQHDTVSRMGLRFQWGIPDGRALERLDPRIRWLAEWNYFDYHRRRWRYWGWLALIPAFKNNFNGRIVRIRFV
- a CDS encoding helix-turn-helix transcriptional regulator, which encodes MTKLAAECDKNYEVLNPNDRECAICAALNRIYHSDGPALEYRLPAERGRGSYLRLRGGAIDIGICDFRLEREVVMAEHWNDAAYHLSFCLAETIDFAVNGCREGGGLRAGESCVYSGGRGYGVCRFLPGRHYYSVNIGLFPSRFGAVLDRFESARAVSYLHNLSATFRKFPVTPTVAGILRQLVHCPYGGSLQDLYLEGKSLELAAAYLHEMVAERAPGAARLKLTREDRRGLERARQILDQRYDDPPTLAELAKRVYLNEFKLKSGFKEIYGRPVYAYVRDKRMEVARELLEEGKLRIKEVAGRVGYTNLSHFGEAFRQKFGINPGAYLRSDAARHRMAPELEAFSSLED
- a CDS encoding DUF2325 domain-containing protein, which translates into the protein MSIVIFGGDRLGKIPSLLKAEGFHLVHHVTGRKKSDIKTEIPREAEGVLVLVDYLNHTLALEVKAAAKRRGVQTVFARRSWSEISRAIGALKADAGKASLR
- a CDS encoding HD-GYP domain-containing protein, coding for MSSWWVTAEIYHEIIDCLVAALEAKDPYTKGHSTRVADLAYELGGKAGLREEALEDLHLAAHLHDIGKIGIPDGILNKNGPLLPEEQTIIREHPVIGYQILGQSSQLRHLAEIILYHHERWDGLGYPLGLKGEAIPFSSRIIAICDAVDAMSSARPYRKPLSPEECWRELRANRGRQFDPALVELLPELPLFQRAIDHALPSRPSAETAVTGRLQTVAALSAKRARAHAG
- a CDS encoding flavodoxin is translated as MKQVAIVYWSGTGNTQAMAEAVAEGARAAGASVTVTAVAKASREQVLGADAAALGCPSMGVEVLEESEMEPFVQALEGAGLQGKPLALFGSYDWGDGQWLRDWQERMAGTGARLVADGLAVNNTPDETGLAQCKELGAKLAAAAE